The following coding sequences lie in one Musa acuminata AAA Group cultivar baxijiao chromosome BXJ3-1, Cavendish_Baxijiao_AAA, whole genome shotgun sequence genomic window:
- the LOC135629353 gene encoding basic leucine zipper 23-like produces MDDGDIDFSNPDVFSGPNAGDDLPGSRSIDSFFDDIFNDGQQHTCTHTHTCNPLSHTHTCFHVHTKIVSAPPDEAAESMEKRSSTKKRSCGNREAVRKYRQKKKAHAASLEEEVAHLRAINQQLMKRLQGQAALEAEVARLRCLLVDMRGRIEGEIGSFPYQKPAKGSGDFVSNATQANMLGGAQVLNSCGFCCDDQVYCLYPGMQGKNVGENSVLNSQGNRVCGIETVQCVGRSTSGPKEFVGCGNGSARLVDCSCDATKIDGAYVTKEDV; encoded by the exons ATGGACGACGGAGACATCGATTTCTCGAATCCTGATGTCTTCTCTGGACCCAACGCTGGTGATGATCTTCCGGGCAGCCGCTCGATAGATAGTTTCTTCGATGACATCTTCAATGATGGGCAACAGCATACATGCACCCACACCCACACTTGCAACCCTCTCTCACACACCCATACCTGCTTCCATGTCCACACCAAGATCGTCTCGGCCCCCCCTGATGAAGCTGCCGAGTCAATGGAGAAGAGATCTTCTACAAAGAAAAGGTCTTGCGGTAATCGAGAAGCTGTTCGGAAGTATAGGCAGAAGAAGAAGGCACATGCTGCATCCTTGGAGGAGGAGGTTGCTCATCTGAGAGCAATCAACCAGCAACTGATGAAGAGGCTTCAAGGCCAAGCTGCTTTGGAAGCTGAGGTTGCAAGGCTTCGATGCTTGCTTGTGGATATGAGGGGAAGGATTGAAGGAGAGATTGGATCATTTCCTTATCAGAAGCCAGCGAAAGGGAGTGGGGATTTTGTTTCTAATGCTACCCAAGCAAACATGCTGGGTGGTGCTCAGGTTCTAAATTCATGTGGTTTCTGTTGTGATGATCAGGTTTACTGCCTTTATCCAGGGATGCAAGGGAAGAATGTGGGAGAAAACAGTGTACTTAACAGTCAGGGTAATCGAGTGTGTGGGATTGAGACGGTGCAGTGTGTGGGGAGGTCAACTTCTGGGCCTAAGGAATTTGTGGGCTGCGGAAATGGGTCTGCAAGACTTGTTGACTGTTCATGTGATGCCACAAAGATAGATG GAGCTTATGTGACAAAGGAGGATGTCTGA